One stretch of Heptranchias perlo isolate sHepPer1 chromosome 41, sHepPer1.hap1, whole genome shotgun sequence DNA includes these proteins:
- the polr1g gene encoding CD3e molecule, epsilon associated protein, protein MAMARQRWEVSDSEAESEAETPDTPPGTGGRSGETAGPGKMTKFECPPDFTPCPRSASRDLTLEKVNDPSTELWLIKAPADFDPQSFSGRKIPLVGFQTLKSKTCRDRLYNVFGTDSGTGGVCLVLPSEAAGRAASCPPFAGCINIGESWEDTSDGGQPHSIPASPAPSIPEGLKLRFRPFGAAPPGRSPRKRPEPGDEGGPGTKRRKRMEEKTVVDGCKALLETADPEAPGDVRKKKKKRSKEPEEEDEHSDRGATTPEHGKRKKRRKGEAGEIPRTPPREMDLGHKKKKKKKDKY, encoded by the exons ATGGCGATGGCGAGGCAACGGTGGGAGGTGTCCGACAGTGAGGCGGAGAGTGAGGCCGAAACCCCCGACACACCGCCGGGCACAGGAGGGCGGAGCGGCGAGACGGCAG GGCCTGGTAAGATGACGAAGTTCGAGTGCCCGCCGGATTTTACGCCGTGCCCGCGCTCAGCGTCCCGCGATCTCACGCTGGAGAAAGTAAACGACCCCTCCACCGAGCTCTGGCTCATCAAAGCCCCTGCGGACTTCGATCCCCAGAG TTTCTCTGGAAGGAAGATCCCGTTGGTCGGTTTTCAGACGCTCAAGTCCAAGACATGCAGAGACAGACTTTACAACGTGTTCGGTACAGACAGCGGAACAGGAGGCGTCTGCCTCGTCCTCCCCTCCGAGGCGGCAGGCCGAGCGGCCAGCTGCCCACCGTTTGCCGGCTGCATTAACATCGGGGAGAGCTGGGAGGACACGAGTGACGGCGGCCAGCCTCACTCCATCCCCGCTAGCCCGGCGCCCAGCATCCCGGAGGGCTTGAAGCTGAGGTTCCGGCCTTTTGGCGCAGCCCCGCCTGGGCGGTCGCCGAGGAAACGGCCGGAGCCTGGCGACGAGGGGGGCCCCGGCaccaagaggaggaagaggatggaaGAAAAGACGGTGGTCGACGGTTGCAAGGCTCTCCTAGAAACCGCGGACCCTGAAGCACCGGGCGATGTTcggaaaaagaagaaaaagaggagcaaagagccggaggaggaggacgaacactCCGATAGAGGAGCAACAACCCCAGAACATGGAAAgcggaagaagaggaggaaaggCGAGGCCGGAGAGATCCCACGGACCCCGCCCCGTGAGATGGACCTGGGTcacaagaagaaaaagaagaaaaaagataAGTATTAA
- the LOC137305913 gene encoding zinc finger and BTB domain-containing protein 1-like — protein sequence MQPISHSDHVLQQLCSQLEYGFLCDCSIAVGDVYFRAHRVVLAACSSYFHKLFVNQPAETSQLSLSSQAVSPDHFDLILQLMYTGRLKSSPADPERFRASLNFLKLYNAPRFFRTVTVGEWESEERVPAALGSEETNQLVFGVQLCRENEAAGEALEPSLGQNHPASVTVKAETPEDAAESRSFLCRLCGLGFDEHWRLRDHLQLHAQQPFRCLLCGLVFDGSQQLQEHVCGCGEGYADGGHRQEEKAEKLAAHEVKQEAEPAERVGGDDCPTGQTCGKVREGASKDLGPDLKKPKLEEAEEEGPPVLLLRGCEAEDCEAEDYELEEGEVRFPGDDDLVLENASDDGSFSSSDSSLEADSACEGSARTEPSEDEGAGAVALPDTRLTCHVCGIAFKSEERYTRHAARHSGKAYRCRACEGCRPSGEWPAGAAGQHATSQLGAARGGRANGVATRSSLRGSPGDSRRQRALREQAEVVSGGRGRGRGRSKPTCAPHFAQGVERKQHRVAGARKRNVPRKHFCSICEKGFIRRGHLTEHVATHGKGKQFPCQTCGREFLRQRELRLHLAMHTGKARYECQFCGQGSYRKNNHLRHVACHLTEGQAICQVCFEILRNEEELTRHLESHLYPCRGCGEKFRLKKEMATHAASCWMKKLLDTEPAGSQRDED from the coding sequence ATGCAGCCAATCAGCCACAGCGACCACGTCCTGCAGCAGCTGTGCTCCCAGCTGGAATACGGCTTCCTGTGCGACTGCTCCATCGCCGTGGGCGACGTCTACTTCCGGGCCCACCGGGTAGTCCTGGCCGCCTGCAGCTCGTACTTCCACAAGCTCTTCGTCAACCAGCCGGCGGAGACCTCGCAGCTCAGCCTCAGCTCCCAGGCTGTCAGCCCCGACCATTTCGACCTGATCCTGCAGCTGATGTACACCGGACGCCTGAAGTCATCCCCAGCCGACCCCGAGCGGTTCAGAGCCTCGCTCAACTTCCTGAAGCTTTATAACGCCCCCCGGTTTTTCAGGACGGTGacggtgggagagtgggagagcgagGAGAGGGTCCCTGCCGCCTTGGGGTCTGAGGAAACCAACCAGCTGGTCTTTGGCGTCCAGCTCTGCCGGGAGAACGAGGCGGCCGGGGAGGCCCTGGAGCCGAGCCTTGGCCAAAATCACCCGGCCTCGGTCACCGTCAAGGCCGAAACCCCCGAGGACGCCGCGGAGTCACGGAGCTTCCTCTGCCGCCTCTGCGGCCTGGGATTCGACGAGCACTGGCGTCTGAGGGACCACCTGCAGCTTCACGCGCAGCAGCCTTTCCGTTGCTTGCTCTGCGGCCTGGTCTTCGATGGCAGCCAGCAGCTGCAGGAGCACGTCTGCGGGTGCGGAGAGGGCTACGCGGATGGGGGGCACCGCCAGGAGGAGAAGGCGGAGAAACTGGCGGCTCACGAGGTCAAGCAAGAGGCGGAGCCGGCAGAGAGGGTGGGGGGCGACGACTGCCCGACCGGCCAAACCTGCGGGAAGGTGCGGGAAGGAGCCAGCAAGGACTTGGGCCCTGACCTGAAGAAGCCAAAgctggaggaggcggaggaggaagggCCGCCTGTCCTGTTGCTCCGCGGCTGCGAGGCGGAGGATTGCGAGGCGGAGGATTACGagctggaggagggagaggtgaggtTCCCTGGCGACGACGACCTGGTTCTGGAGAACGCCTCGGACGACGGCTCCTTCAGCAGCTCCGACAGCAGCCTGGAGGCTGACAGCGCCTGCGAGGGGTCGGCGCGGACGGAGCCGAGTGAGGACGAGGGCGCCGGGGCGGTGGCGCTGCCGGACACCCGGCTAACCTGCCACGTCTGCGGCATCGCCTTTAAGTCGGAGGAGCGCTACACCCGGCACGCGGCCCGGCACTCGGGGAAGGCGTACCGCTGCCGGGCGTGCGAGGGCTGCCGCCCCTCCGGGGAGTGGCCGGCGGGCGCCGCGGGCCAACACGCCACGAGCCAGCTGGGTGCCGCCCGGGGGGGGAGGGCGAACGGAGTGGCGACCCGCTCCTCGCTACGCGGCTCGCCCGGCGACTCCCGCAGGCAGAGGGCGCTCCGGGAGCAGGCGGAGGTGGTCAgcggcgggagggggagggggagagggcgcaGCAAGCCCACCTGTGCCCCGCACTTTGCGCAGGGCGTGGAGAGGAAGCAGCACCGTGTCGCCGGGGCGAGGAAACGCAACGTGCCCCGTAAGCACTTCTGCAGCATCTGCGAGAAAGGCTTCATCCGGCGAGGGCACCTGACGGAGCACGTGGCCACCCACGGCAAGGGGAAGCAGTTCCCCTGCCAGACCTGCGGGCGGGAATTCCTGCGGCAGCGCGAGCTGCGGCTGCACCTGGCCATGCACACCGGCAAAGCCAGGTACGAGTGCCAGttctgcgggcagggcagctacCGGAAGAACAACCACCTGCGCCACGTGGCCTGCCACCTGACCGAGGGCCAGGCCATCTGCCAGGTGTGTTTTGAGATCTTACGCAACGAGGAGGAACTCACAAGGCACCTGGAGAGTCACCTTTACCCCTGCCGAGGGTGCGGGGAGAAATTCCGGTTGAAGAAGGAGATGGCGACGCACGCCGCCAGCTGCTGGATGAAGAAGCTGCTCGATACAGAACCAGCGGGTAGCCAAAGAGACGAGGATTGA
- the LOC137305858 gene encoding nanos homolog 2-like → MERFIPKGSPGKQKEFDIWKDYLQLSMRVEEIWRPGMGAGELALPGEVGPPAEGAFLPLAVRGNSSEGGGAEGRSGGGGRGNPPKRAGGICTFCKHNGESRNVYSSHVLKAEGGRVSCPILRNYVCPLCKATGDVAHTLKYCCFNPEKRSLYRNNGRNSAGKKSRR, encoded by the coding sequence ATGGAGAGATTCATCCCCAAAGGTTCTCCCGGAAAACAGAAGGAGTTCGATATATGGAAGGATTACCTGCAGCTGTCAATGAGAGTCGAGGAGATTTGGCGGCCTGGCATGGGCGCGGGGGAGCTGGCGCTGCCCGGCGAAGTCGGCCCGCCGGCGGAGGGCGCCTTCCTCCCGCTGGCGGTGCGCGGGAACTCCTCTGAGGGGGGCGGCGCCGAGGGCCGGTCGGGCGGCGGGGGACGCGGCAACCCCCCGAAGAGGGCGGGGGGCATCTGCACCTTCTGCAAGCACAACGGCGAGTCGCGGAACGTCTACTCCTCGCACGTGCTGAAGGCGGAGGGCGGGAGGGTCTCGTGCCCCATCCTGCGGAACTACGTCTGCCCCCTCTGCAAGGCCACGGGCGACGTGGCCCACACCCTGAAATACTGCTGCTTCAACCCGGAGAAACGGTCGCTGTACCGGAACAATGGGCGGAACTCAGCGGGGAAGAAATCCAGGCGCTAA